A window of Gemmatimonadota bacterium genomic DNA:
GGTCTTCTTCAGCGGAGGAAGCGACGCCCACGGCGACTTCAACTTCGCTTCGCATCTCGGGATTGACGACTACGCCACCGACAACGCCATGGGGAAGGTCCAGACGGTCGTCCATGTCCCCGGGGGGTACTCCTCCGGAAACCTCCCGCCGTCCGCGGATCTTCTGGAGGCGCTGCGCCTCGGCCGATCCGTCGTGACCGACGGACCCTTCCTGGAGATCGGGATCGACCGCGATGGCAATGGAAGCTGGTACGACACCGGCGACCTGATGATCGGTGACGACGCCGTCGTGAATCCGTCCACGCTGCCCGATCTCAGCATCCGCTGGGGAAGCCTCGCCGAGTTCGGCTCGATCACTTCGCTGTCGGTACTCGTCGGGGATGCCTCCGGAACCAGCGTGGTCTACTCCTTCGATCCCTCCTCATCCGGGCAGGGTCTCGGCGGTTCCACCACGCGATCCCTCTCGGCACTCGGCCTCACGGGAGATGTCTACCTGCGTGCAGAGTGTGTCACCACCGACGGAGTCGCCGGGCATCGCGCCTACACGAATCCCATCTGGCTGACCATGGATGCCATGACCGGTGTCCCGGAACTTCCCGGGGCTGTGCGGCCCATGCTCCTTCCCGCGGCACCCAACCCCTTCCGTCCGGGAACCACGCTTACCTTCCTGCTGGAGCGCGCGGCGCCCGTCCGGCTTGACATTCTGGATCCGGCCGGTCGGCGCGTCCGCGTTCTCGTCGAGAGCCCCAGCACGGGTCCCGGCTCCCATCGCGTGGTCTGGGACGGACGCGACGCCCACGGCCGCACCGTTCCGGCCGGGGTCTACCTCGCCCGCCTCGTCGCGGACGGCATCCCCACGACGCGCAAGCTCGTGCTCATCCGTTGAACCTCTCGCAGTGGTCGGCGCGAGCGATGCTCTTCCTGTGCGCGGCGGGAGTCCCTTCGGTGGCTCCCGCCTCCGCGAGCGCGTCCTCCGCATCCGCTCCTCACGCCATGGTCGTCACGGCGGAGCCCCTCGCGACGCAAGCCGGGCTGGAGATTCTCGATGCCGGCGGAAACGCGTTTGACGCCGCCGCCGCGGTCGGCTTTGCGCTGGCGGTCACACTGCCCCGCGCGGGAAACCTCGGCGGCGGCGGCTTCGCGGTCGGCCTCGAAGACAACGGGCAGGCCTTCGCTCTCGACTTCCGCGAGACGGCCCCCGCCGCCGCGCACCGCGACATGTTCCTCGACGAAACGGGCGAAGTGGTCCGTGGCCGCAGTCTCTATACCCACTCGGCCGTCGGAGTGCCCGGTACGGTAGATGGTCTTCTTCGAATCCACGCGGAACGCGGACGGCTCCCGCGCGAACGCGTGATCGCTCCGGCCGTACGCCTCGCCCGGAACGGATTCCCCGTCTCCGAAGTTCTCGCAAAGTCTGTCCATGCGCGGCGCGAACTCCTCTCCGCCCACGCGGCCGCCGCCGCCCTCTTCCTTCCCGGTGGCTCGCCGATCGCCGAAGGGGACACCCTCCGGCAGGAAGACCTTGCGCGCACGCTTCTCCGCATTTCGCGCGACGGGCGGGACGGCTTCTATGCGGGCGAGACCGCACGACTCGTTGCCGCGGAGATGGCTCGCGGCGGCGGCATGATGACCGCTGCGGACCTGGCGTCCTACCAGTCCATCCCGCGCGAGCCCTTTCGCATTCAGTCCGGCGGCCACGAGATCCTCACGCACCCTCTGCCGAGCTCCGGGGGCGTCGTCCTGGCGCAGATCCTCGGCCTGGTGGACTGGGAGACTCTCCGCGCAGCCGGACCGCACTCCGCGGCGTATGTGCGAAGCCTCGTCGAGGCGGAGCGCCTGGCCTATGCCGACCGCAACCACCACCTGGGCGACCCGGCCTTCGCGAGTGTCCCGGTGGAGATGCTCGTGTCCGAACCCTATCTGTCTGCCCGGCGCCGCCTCATCCCGCCCGACTCCGCCGGAAGCAGCGACCGGGTTTCCGCGGGAGATCCGCCCCTCCCTGAGTCGGAAGAGACAACGCACTACTGCGTCTGCGACTCCTTCGGGAATGTCGCGTCCATCACCACGACGCTCAACGGTTCGTACGGTTCCGGGATTGTCGTAGCGGGGGCCGGGTTCCTTCTCAACAACGAGATGGACGACTTCTCCGCCAAGCCCGGCGTTCCGAATCTCTACGGCCTCGTGGGAACGGAAGCCAACTCCATCGCCGCAGGCAAGCGCATGCTCTCTTCCATGACCCCGTCCATCGTGCTGAAGGACGACAGGTTCCTTCTTGCGCTCGGCTCTCCCGGAGGCTCCACCATCATCACAACGGTGCTGCAGGTGTTCTTGAATGCCACGCTGTTCGCGATGGACCTGGAGCACGCGGTCCACGCGCCGCGCTTCCATCACCAATGGCTTCCGGATGTCGTGTTTGCGGAAGAGACCGCGCTCCCCGAGTCCACGCGCGCGTCGCTGCGGACTCTGGGCTACAACCTCCGCGACCGATCCCCCATCGGACGAGTGGCCGCCATCGGGCGCCTCCCCGACGGGAGCCTTGTCGGCGTCTTCGACCGGCGCGGAGCCGGTCTCGCTGAAGGCCGCTGAACCCGCACTTCCCCCGCTTCGCCGCGTCGCGTATCCTTCGCCGCCCGGCCCCCTCACCGTCCGAGGAGAGACCCTTGCCCCCAACACCGCACGACCCCCTCCGCGTGGGGGACAAGGTCGTCCATCCTCACAATCGGGAACTCGGTCCGGGGATCGTGGAGGCCATCGATCGCCGCCGACTGGCGGTCCACTTCCCGCGGACGGGTGACACTCTCCAGTTTGCCGCCCAGGGCCACCCCTTCCTCCCGCTCACCCTCCCCGAAGGCGCCGACCCCGAATGCTGGTACGAGGACTACGGCGGGGACATTGTCGAATGCCTCGCCCGCCGGGACACCGACCGCCTCGACGCCTTCGCCCCACGACTTCGAGCGCTCGAACTCCTCCACGCCCGCGAATCCGGCGGACTGGGCTCCTTCCTCGGCGGGAGGATCGAGATCTTCCCGCACCAGCTTCATGTGGCGGAGCGTGCCGCTGCCGGGGATCCGGTGCGCTGGCTGTTGAGTGATGAAGTCGGCCTCGGGAAGACGGTCGAAGCCTGCCTCGTACTGAACCACCTCCTGCGCACCGATCGCGCCGAGCACGCGCTGATCGTCGCGCCTTCCGCGCTCGTGGTGCAGTGGCTGGGCGAACTCTACCGCAAGTTCCATCAGGTCTTCGTCCTCATGGATGACCACCGCCGCAGGGATGTCGTGAAGGAGCAGGGAGCCAGCTTCAATCCGTTCGAAGTGCATCGGCTCTCCATCGTGGCTCTGGAAGATCTCGTACGGGACTCATCGCTTGCCCGCCTCGCGGCCGCATCGAAGCCGGACCTTCTGGTGGTGGATGAAGCGCACCACCTCCGGCGGCGCGAAGGCACTCCGGGTACGCCCGCCTATCGCGCGGTGGCCCCCATCGCACAGGCCGCCCGCCATGCGCTGCTCCTCTCCGCCACGCCGCTGGAGGCGGATGCGCAGGGGTTCTTTCGCCTGCTGCAACTCCTGCGTCCCGACGACTATCCGTCGTGGGAGGAGTTTCGCGACGCGCTCGATCACGGCCGTCCGCTGGCCCCCTGCACGAGTGCGACAAGGCGAGTCGACATCGGCGGGTTTCCTCCGCGCGTTCCCTGTCCGATCGAAGTGGCCCCTCTCGCCTCCCGGGAGTTGACCGACCGGGAAGACCCGCGCCTGATCGCGCTGGCCCGCGAAGCCCGCGACTGGGTGCGCCGTGACGAGAAGAGCCTGGTCTTCGTGCGGAACCGCGATGCGCTGACACTCCTGAAGCGCGAACTGGAGTTTCACCTCAGCCGTCGCGTGGCGGTCTTTCATGAAGACCTCTCCCCGGCACGCCGCGATCTGGAAGTCGCCCATTTCGCCGACCCGAAGGGACCGCCGATCCTCATCGCCACCGAGTGCGGCGGCGAAGGCCGCAACTTTCAGTTCGCCCGGCGACTGGTGCTGTTCGACCTGCCGTGGAATCCCGTTCTGGTGGAGCAGCGGATCGGACGGCTGGATCGCATCAATCGCCGGGCGCCGGTGGAGATCGTCTACTTTCGCCCGGCCGACGGCTTCGAGGCTTCCGTCGCGCGGCTCTATGAACGACTTCGCATCTTCGAGGAGCCGCTCGGCGGCCTCGACCGCGCGCTGGGCCATGTCGAAGAGGCCATCCGCAACACGGCCGACAAACGCGGCGCCGAACTGGATCTGGACGCCATGGTGGAGGAGACGGACCGCCTTCGGGGGAGAGTCCATCAGGCCGCCTATCATCACCTGCACGCGGGAGCGTATGAGCCGACCATGGCCCCCGGCATCCTGGAGCGCATCCCGAGCGACCTGGAGAAACGCACGGAACGCGTTGTGCTGGAAGCGTGCCGACAGTTCGGGTTTCACACCGACCCGAAGCCGGATCCCGCCACCTGGTACATCGAGTTCGGCGACCGCGCCACCGTGGAGACGCTGCACGGCGTCACCACCGGCCACCGGTGGCTGGGGACATTCAACCGGGCGGAGGCCGTGCGCCGCGAAGGCGTGGACTTCTTCGCGGCGGGGCATACCCTGGTCGAGGCGATTCTGCGCGAAGCGGTCGACAGTGCTCGCGGAAGAACCGTGCTGCTGTCGATCCCGGGAACGGGTTTTGCAGGCACCGGTGTCATCGCCATTCGAAGAGATCAGGGTCGCCTCATGCTTTACGCCCGCGACCTCAA
This region includes:
- the ggt gene encoding gamma-glutamyltransferase, coding for MNLSQWSARAMLFLCAAGVPSVAPASASASSASAPHAMVVTAEPLATQAGLEILDAGGNAFDAAAAVGFALAVTLPRAGNLGGGGFAVGLEDNGQAFALDFRETAPAAAHRDMFLDETGEVVRGRSLYTHSAVGVPGTVDGLLRIHAERGRLPRERVIAPAVRLARNGFPVSEVLAKSVHARRELLSAHAAAAALFLPGGSPIAEGDTLRQEDLARTLLRISRDGRDGFYAGETARLVAAEMARGGGMMTAADLASYQSIPREPFRIQSGGHEILTHPLPSSGGVVLAQILGLVDWETLRAAGPHSAAYVRSLVEAERLAYADRNHHLGDPAFASVPVEMLVSEPYLSARRRLIPPDSAGSSDRVSAGDPPLPESEETTHYCVCDSFGNVASITTTLNGSYGSGIVVAGAGFLLNNEMDDFSAKPGVPNLYGLVGTEANSIAAGKRMLSSMTPSIVLKDDRFLLALGSPGGSTIITTVLQVFLNATLFAMDLEHAVHAPRFHHQWLPDVVFAEETALPESTRASLRTLGYNLRDRSPIGRVAAIGRLPDGSLVGVFDRRGAGLAEGR
- a CDS encoding SNF2-related protein; protein product: MPPTPHDPLRVGDKVVHPHNRELGPGIVEAIDRRRLAVHFPRTGDTLQFAAQGHPFLPLTLPEGADPECWYEDYGGDIVECLARRDTDRLDAFAPRLRALELLHARESGGLGSFLGGRIEIFPHQLHVAERAAAGDPVRWLLSDEVGLGKTVEACLVLNHLLRTDRAEHALIVAPSALVVQWLGELYRKFHQVFVLMDDHRRRDVVKEQGASFNPFEVHRLSIVALEDLVRDSSLARLAAASKPDLLVVDEAHHLRRREGTPGTPAYRAVAPIAQAARHALLLSATPLEADAQGFFRLLQLLRPDDYPSWEEFRDALDHGRPLAPCTSATRRVDIGGFPPRVPCPIEVAPLASRELTDREDPRLIALAREARDWVRRDEKSLVFVRNRDALTLLKRELEFHLSRRVAVFHEDLSPARRDLEVAHFADPKGPPILIATECGGEGRNFQFARRLVLFDLPWNPVLVEQRIGRLDRINRRAPVEIVYFRPADGFEASVARLYERLRIFEEPLGGLDRALGHVEEAIRNTADKRGAELDLDAMVEETDRLRGRVHQAAYHHLHAGAYEPTMAPGILERIPSDLEKRTERVVLEACRQFGFHTDPKPDPATWYIEFGDRATVETLHGVTTGHRWLGTFNRAEAVRREGVDFFAAGHTLVEAILREAVDSARGRTVLLSIPGTGFAGTGVIAIRRDQGRLMLYARDLNGKDCPHWGDFIRALPAGTHDVPAAAWNIDDWEARARTALREMALPGPPDALVGVTFTG